In the Pseudonocardia cypriaca genome, one interval contains:
- a CDS encoding glycosyl hydrolase has product MPSAGQAVRTLREGFAAPPPDGRVMMRWWWFGPFVEEAELARELEAMAAAGIGGVEVAFVYPLSADADRDGDGFLSERHLSRLRFAAETASRLGLRFDVTLGSGWSYGGPHITDATAARRLRWDAREVSPRPLRIAAARPWPGEELVAAYIGDGSEQEPPTRWEQLPARDGAVEVPAGSGPRMVLLAVSSPTGQNVKRAAAGAEGPVLDHHFSRAATEAHLLAVADPILDAVPSELVTAVFCDSLEVYAADWTPALPAEFRARRGYDLLPELPLLHTPGEGSARVRTDVAATLGELYEENFVAVVREWARAHDVLFRIQSYGQPPGTLSAYRYADLPEGEGWGWRSVTQTKWATSAAHLYDRPVVSSETWTWVHSPSFAATPLDLAGEAHEHLLLGVNQLVGHGWPYSPPDAPPPGWIFYASGALNDANPWWPAMPELTRYLHRLCWLLRQGEPVVDVALYAPGRDAAQRFTPGTRGYLDLWHATREHIGESLPAELRDAGYDYDLVDDTALQEADWSRYRVVVLPNVCDLPEPTARLLEKHVAAGGAVVTVEDVDELLPALAAIVAPDAATGPDIGVVHRRAGEADVYFVANTGPAPRAFTFRPRDAAASFERWDARTGRAHLVTAHDGGVPLELQPYEAAVLVALPAPEPDVPAQPPAGPVETVDLAGPWTVTYADAPDVRQDVALPHRWEDDPGRADHSGGATYETTVDVPAERLGGRVLLDLGPVRPRELDDHGERGLCGASFRAEVTAPVGEVAQVVVNGTDCGWAWAPPYAVDVTEALRAGENAIAVRVLNTGLGALRAATELTATVEAVTRTYGRRFRMQDLELAQRPTTSGLRDVPALRFS; this is encoded by the coding sequence ATGCCGTCTGCAGGGCAGGCCGTGCGCACGCTGCGGGAGGGCTTCGCCGCCCCGCCACCGGACGGCCGGGTGATGATGCGCTGGTGGTGGTTCGGCCCGTTCGTCGAGGAGGCCGAGCTGGCCCGCGAGCTGGAGGCGATGGCAGCGGCCGGTATCGGCGGCGTCGAGGTCGCGTTCGTCTACCCGCTGTCCGCGGATGCGGACCGGGACGGGGACGGGTTCCTGTCCGAGCGGCACCTGTCCCGGCTGCGCTTCGCCGCCGAGACGGCATCCCGGCTCGGTCTGCGCTTCGACGTCACCCTGGGCAGCGGCTGGTCCTACGGCGGCCCGCACATCACCGACGCGACAGCGGCCCGGCGGCTGCGGTGGGACGCGCGCGAGGTGTCCCCGCGGCCGCTCCGCATCGCCGCCGCCCGGCCGTGGCCGGGTGAGGAGCTCGTCGCCGCGTACATCGGCGACGGCTCGGAGCAGGAGCCGCCCACGCGATGGGAGCAGCTGCCCGCCCGGGACGGGGCGGTCGAGGTCCCGGCGGGCTCGGGGCCGCGGATGGTCCTCCTCGCCGTCTCGAGCCCGACGGGGCAGAACGTCAAGCGCGCGGCGGCGGGCGCGGAAGGTCCGGTGCTCGACCACCACTTCAGCCGGGCCGCGACCGAGGCGCACCTGCTGGCCGTGGCCGACCCGATCCTCGACGCCGTCCCGAGCGAGCTGGTCACCGCGGTGTTCTGCGACAGCCTCGAGGTGTACGCCGCGGACTGGACGCCCGCCCTGCCCGCGGAGTTCCGCGCCCGTCGCGGCTACGACCTCCTCCCCGAGCTGCCGCTGCTGCACACGCCGGGCGAGGGCTCCGCACGGGTCCGCACCGACGTCGCTGCCACGCTCGGCGAGCTCTACGAGGAGAACTTCGTCGCCGTCGTGCGGGAGTGGGCGCGGGCGCACGACGTCCTGTTCCGCATCCAGAGCTACGGGCAGCCGCCCGGCACGCTGTCGGCCTACCGGTACGCCGACCTGCCGGAGGGCGAGGGGTGGGGGTGGCGGTCGGTCACGCAGACCAAGTGGGCCACGTCGGCCGCCCACCTGTACGACCGGCCGGTGGTCTCGTCCGAGACCTGGACGTGGGTGCACTCACCGTCCTTCGCGGCCACCCCGCTCGACCTCGCGGGCGAGGCCCACGAGCACCTGCTCCTCGGCGTCAACCAGCTCGTCGGGCACGGCTGGCCGTACTCGCCGCCGGACGCACCGCCGCCCGGCTGGATCTTCTACGCGTCCGGCGCGCTGAACGACGCGAACCCGTGGTGGCCCGCGATGCCCGAGCTCACCCGGTACCTGCACCGCCTGTGCTGGCTGCTGCGGCAGGGCGAGCCGGTCGTCGACGTCGCCCTCTACGCGCCCGGCCGCGACGCCGCACAGCGCTTCACCCCCGGCACCCGCGGCTACCTCGACCTCTGGCACGCGACGCGCGAGCACATCGGCGAGTCGCTGCCGGCCGAGCTGCGCGACGCCGGGTACGACTACGACCTCGTCGACGACACCGCGCTGCAGGAAGCCGACTGGAGCCGGTACCGGGTGGTCGTCCTGCCTAACGTGTGCGACCTGCCGGAGCCGACCGCGCGCCTGCTCGAGAAGCACGTCGCCGCGGGTGGCGCGGTCGTGACCGTCGAGGACGTCGACGAGCTGCTGCCCGCGCTGGCCGCGATCGTGGCGCCGGACGCCGCGACCGGCCCGGACATCGGCGTCGTGCACCGCCGCGCGGGCGAGGCCGACGTCTACTTCGTCGCCAACACCGGTCCGGCGCCACGCGCCTTCACCTTCCGCCCGCGCGATGCGGCGGCCTCGTTCGAGCGGTGGGACGCCCGCACCGGGCGGGCCCACCTGGTCACCGCGCACGACGGCGGGGTGCCGCTCGAGCTGCAGCCGTACGAGGCGGCGGTCCTCGTCGCGCTGCCCGCACCCGAGCCGGACGTCCCGGCGCAGCCGCCCGCCGGCCCGGTCGAGACCGTGGACCTCGCCGGGCCGTGGACCGTCACCTACGCCGACGCGCCGGACGTGCGGCAGGACGTGGCGCTACCGCACCGGTGGGAGGACGACCCCGGGAGGGCGGACCACTCGGGCGGCGCGACCTACGAGACGACCGTCGACGTGCCGGCCGAGCGCCTCGGTGGCCGCGTCCTGCTCGACCTCGGTCCGGTCCGTCCCCGCGAGCTGGACGACCACGGCGAGCGGGGCCTGTGCGGGGCGTCGTTCCGCGCCGAGGTGACCGCACCGGTCGGTGAGGTCGCGCAGGTAGTGGTGAACGGCACCGACTGCGGCTGGGCGTGGGCACCGCCGTACGCCGTCGACGTCACCGAGGCGCTGCGCGCCGGGGAGAACGCGATCGCGGTGCGCGTGCTCAACACCGGGCTCGGCGCGCTGCGCGCAGCCACGGAGCTCACCGCGACCGTCGAGGCGGTGACGCGGACCTACGGGAGGAGGTTCCGCATGCAGGACCTGGAGCTCGCGCAGCGACCCACGACCTCGGGCCTGCGCGACGTACCGGCCCTGCGGTTCAGCTGA
- a CDS encoding TerC family protein, whose translation MTSAALWWPTVLGIVALLAFDYFFHVRRSHVPSLSEAAVWSSVYVGIALLFGVGVLVFGGATMGAEYFAGYITEKALSVDNLFVFLIIMTSFRVPRADQQKVLLFGIAISLIVRTAFIFLGASLINAFAWVFYVFGLVLLVTAGDVIRPRDSEERSADNVMVRLSRRFLRTSEVYDGDRLFTMVDGRRVMTPMLLVMVAIGSTDILFALDSIPAIFGLTQNVYVVFTATAFSLLGLRQLYFLLGGLLDRLVYLSYGLAAILAFIGVKLILHALHENNVPFINGGEPVSVVEIGTGLSLGVIVGVLVVTVIASLTSAKGRAVNLVSAARRHATEYLMCETDPAVRESIFRDLLAEEAQLRRLPEKYRARIRAEEELMALLRRVHDDHEASALGR comes from the coding sequence GTGACGTCCGCTGCCTTGTGGTGGCCGACGGTCCTCGGGATCGTCGCGCTGCTCGCCTTCGACTACTTCTTCCACGTCCGCAGGTCGCACGTGCCCTCGCTCTCGGAGGCAGCGGTGTGGTCGTCGGTCTACGTGGGGATCGCGCTGCTCTTCGGCGTCGGGGTGCTGGTCTTCGGCGGCGCCACGATGGGGGCGGAGTACTTCGCCGGCTACATCACCGAGAAGGCGCTCTCGGTCGACAACCTCTTCGTGTTCCTGATCATCATGACCAGCTTCCGGGTGCCGCGCGCCGATCAGCAGAAGGTGCTGCTGTTCGGCATCGCGATCTCGCTGATCGTCCGTACCGCGTTCATCTTCCTGGGTGCGTCGTTGATCAACGCGTTCGCGTGGGTCTTCTACGTGTTCGGGCTCGTGCTGCTCGTCACGGCGGGCGACGTGATCAGGCCCCGCGACTCCGAGGAGCGGTCAGCGGACAACGTGATGGTGCGCCTCTCCCGCCGCTTCCTCCGCACGTCCGAGGTCTACGACGGCGACCGGCTGTTCACGATGGTGGACGGCCGCCGCGTCATGACGCCGATGCTGCTGGTGATGGTGGCCATCGGCAGCACCGACATCCTCTTCGCGCTCGACTCGATCCCCGCGATCTTCGGGCTCACCCAGAACGTCTACGTGGTGTTCACGGCCACCGCGTTCTCACTGCTCGGGCTGCGCCAGCTCTACTTCCTGCTCGGCGGGCTGCTCGACCGGCTCGTCTACCTCTCCTACGGGCTGGCCGCCATCCTCGCCTTCATCGGCGTGAAGCTCATCCTGCACGCGTTGCACGAGAACAACGTGCCGTTCATCAACGGGGGCGAGCCGGTGTCCGTCGTCGAGATCGGCACCGGACTGTCGCTCGGCGTCATCGTCGGCGTGCTGGTCGTCACCGTGATCGCGTCGCTGACCAGCGCGAAGGGGCGGGCGGTCAACCTCGTGTCCGCTGCCAGGCGGCACGCGACCGAGTACCTGATGTGCGAGACCGACCCCGCGGTGCGCGAGAGCATCTTCCGGGACCTGCTCGCCGAGGAGGCCCAGCTGCGCAGGCTCCCGGAGAAGTACCGGGCGCGGATCCGCGCCGAGGAGGAGCTCATGGCGCTCCTGCGGCGCGTCCACGACGATCACGAGGCGTCTGCGCTGGGGCGCTAG
- a CDS encoding IclR family transcriptional regulator has translation MSGPVKAPAAHQVLAILGHLGRQAAPVPAAAVARELGLPRSTTYQLLATLAESGFVVHLADERRYSLGVAAYELATGYARQAPLQRVARVPLARLVDRTGHTAHLAVMHGHEVIYLIEERAPGRPPLVTDVGVRLPAHLTASGRAMLAALPAAQIRALFPQPEAFVTRHETGPRSLSALRRLLVETRRRGHAVEDGEVTPGFVSIAVAVLDHMRHPVASVAVTMPRPELDPDLREVVVAEVGRTARAIAARISGHTHPPASAPAQTPRDRRGRAAGAP, from the coding sequence GTGTCCGGCCCGGTGAAGGCGCCCGCGGCGCACCAGGTTCTGGCGATCCTGGGCCACCTGGGGCGGCAGGCGGCCCCGGTGCCGGCCGCCGCCGTCGCGCGGGAGCTGGGGCTCCCCCGCTCCACGACCTACCAGCTGCTGGCCACGCTCGCCGAGAGCGGGTTCGTCGTCCACCTCGCCGACGAACGCCGCTACAGCCTCGGTGTCGCGGCCTACGAGCTGGCAACCGGCTACGCGCGTCAGGCGCCGCTGCAGCGCGTCGCGCGGGTACCGCTCGCGCGGCTCGTCGACCGCACCGGGCACACCGCCCACCTGGCCGTCATGCACGGGCACGAGGTCATCTACCTCATCGAGGAGCGGGCGCCCGGCCGTCCACCGCTGGTCACCGACGTGGGCGTGCGCCTTCCCGCCCATCTCACCGCGAGCGGCCGCGCGATGCTCGCCGCCCTGCCCGCGGCGCAGATCCGCGCCCTCTTCCCGCAGCCCGAGGCCTTCGTGACCCGGCACGAGACCGGACCCCGTTCCCTGTCCGCCCTGCGGAGACTCCTCGTGGAGACGCGGCGCAGGGGACACGCCGTCGAGGACGGCGAGGTGACGCCCGGCTTCGTCTCGATCGCCGTGGCCGTGCTCGACCACATGCGGCACCCGGTGGCGAGCGTGGCCGTCACGATGCCGCGACCGGAGCTCGACCCGGATCTGCGGGAGGTGGTCGTCGCCGAGGTCGGCCGGACGGCGCGGGCGATCGCCGCGCGCATCAGCGGCCACACCCATCCACCCGCTAGCGCCCCAGCGCAGACGCCTCGTGATCGTCGTGGACGCGCCGCAGGAGCGCCATGA
- the hutH gene encoding histidine ammonia-lyase — translation MHAITVGTGPLAPSDILAVARGGAGVRLSADAENEMAAGRKVVEALADDVEPHYGISTGFGALAVRHIPVDRRAQLQRSLVRSHAAGNGPEVEREVVRALMLLRLSTLATGRTGVRPETARVYAEMLSAGITPVVREFGSLGCSGDLAPLAHCALAAMGEGEVRDASGVLRPAAEALAAAGIEPVELAEKEGLALINGTDGMLGMLVLACHDLRTVLRTADVAAAMSVEALMGTDAVFAADLQALRPHPGQADSAANLRALLSGSGIMASHRTPDCTRVQDAYSLRCAPQVHGAARDTVAHAEAVAGRELAAAVDNPVVTVDGRVESNGNFHGAPVGYVLDFLAIAAADVASMSERRTDRFLDVARNHGLPPFLADDAGVDSGHMIAQYTQAGIVSELKRLAVPASVDSIPSSAMQEDHVSMGWAAARKLRRAVDGLTRVVAIELLTAARALDLRAPLAPAAATAAVRDRLRAEVPGPGPDRWLAPEIEAAVAFVASGEALAAAESVAGPLS, via the coding sequence ATGCATGCCATCACCGTCGGGACCGGCCCGCTGGCCCCATCAGACATCCTTGCCGTCGCTCGGGGCGGGGCGGGCGTTCGCCTGTCCGCCGACGCCGAGAACGAGATGGCGGCCGGGCGGAAGGTGGTGGAGGCGCTCGCCGACGACGTGGAGCCCCACTACGGGATCTCGACCGGGTTCGGGGCGCTCGCCGTCCGGCACATCCCCGTGGACCGGCGGGCCCAGCTGCAGCGCAGCCTGGTGCGCTCGCACGCCGCCGGGAACGGTCCCGAGGTCGAGCGCGAGGTCGTGCGGGCGCTGATGCTGCTGCGCCTGTCGACGCTGGCGACCGGCCGCACCGGCGTCCGTCCGGAGACCGCACGCGTGTACGCGGAGATGCTCAGCGCGGGGATCACGCCGGTGGTGCGCGAGTTCGGGTCGCTGGGGTGCTCGGGCGATCTGGCACCGCTCGCGCACTGCGCGCTGGCGGCGATGGGTGAGGGCGAGGTGCGCGACGCGTCGGGAGTGCTGCGTCCCGCGGCCGAGGCGCTCGCCGCCGCGGGCATCGAGCCGGTCGAACTGGCGGAGAAGGAAGGCCTCGCGCTGATCAACGGCACCGACGGCATGCTCGGCATGCTGGTGCTGGCCTGCCACGACCTGCGCACGGTGCTGCGCACCGCGGACGTCGCCGCCGCGATGAGCGTCGAGGCTCTGATGGGCACCGACGCGGTGTTCGCCGCCGACCTGCAGGCGCTGCGCCCGCATCCCGGTCAGGCCGACAGCGCCGCCAACCTCCGGGCGCTGCTGTCCGGGTCCGGGATCATGGCCAGCCACCGCACGCCGGACTGCACGCGCGTCCAGGACGCGTACTCCCTGCGCTGCGCCCCGCAGGTGCACGGCGCCGCCCGGGACACGGTCGCGCACGCCGAGGCGGTGGCCGGCCGCGAGCTGGCGGCCGCCGTGGACAACCCGGTCGTCACCGTGGACGGGCGGGTGGAGAGCAATGGGAACTTCCACGGCGCCCCCGTCGGGTACGTGCTGGACTTCCTGGCGATCGCGGCGGCGGACGTGGCGTCGATGAGCGAGCGGCGCACCGACCGCTTCCTCGACGTGGCGCGCAACCACGGCCTCCCGCCGTTCCTGGCCGACGACGCCGGCGTGGACTCGGGGCACATGATCGCGCAGTACACGCAGGCGGGGATCGTGTCGGAGCTGAAGCGGCTGGCCGTTCCGGCGTCGGTCGACTCGATCCCGTCCAGCGCGATGCAGGAGGACCACGTCTCGATGGGGTGGGCCGCCGCCCGCAAGCTGCGGCGCGCGGTCGACGGGCTCACCAGGGTGGTGGCGATCGAGCTGCTCACCGCCGCAAGGGCCCTCGACCTGCGCGCACCGCTCGCGCCGGCCGCGGCCACGGCCGCCGTCCGCGACCGGCTGCGCGCCGAGGTCCCCGGCCCGGGCCCGGACCGGTGGCTGGCTCCGGAGATCGAGGCCGCCGTGGCGTTCGTCGCCTCCGGCGAGGCGCTCGCCGCCGCCGAGAGCGTCGCCGGCCCCTTGAGCTGA
- the hutU gene encoding urocanate hydratase — MEGARPVRAARGTTLTARSWQTEAPLRMLCNNLDPEVAERPDDLVVYGGTGRAARDWRSFEAMVRTLTTLADDETMLVQSGRPVGVLRTHEWAPRVLIANSNLVGDWATWPEFRRLEKLGLTMYGQMTAGSWIYIGTQGILQGTYETFAAVAEKRFGGTLAGTLTVTGGCGGMGGAQPLAVTLNGGVCLVIDVDPARLRRRVEHRYLDELATDVDDAVARCTAAKAEKRALSVGLVGNCATVLPELLRRGVEVDIVTDQTSAHDPLSYLPDGIDLDDWDDYAAKKPEEFTDRSRESMARHVEAMVGFLDAGAEVFDYGNSLRDEARKGGYDRAFAFPGFVPAYIRPLFCQGKGPFRWAALSGDPADIAVTDDAVLGLFPENDRLHRWIRAARERVAFQGLPARICWLGQGERDRAGLRFNELVADGRISAPIVIGRDHLDTGSVASPYRETEGMADGSDAIADWPLLNALVSTSSGASWVSIHHGGGVGIGRSIHAGQVTVADGTDLAAMKIERVLTNDPATGVLRHVDAGYDVAAETAETHGIRVPMSE; from the coding sequence ATGGAGGGTGCTCGTCCCGTCCGCGCCGCGCGCGGCACGACGCTGACGGCCCGGTCCTGGCAGACCGAGGCCCCGCTGCGGATGCTCTGCAACAACCTCGACCCGGAGGTGGCCGAGCGACCCGACGACCTCGTCGTCTACGGCGGCACCGGGCGCGCGGCCCGCGACTGGCGCTCGTTCGAGGCGATGGTCCGCACGCTCACCACGCTGGCCGACGACGAGACGATGCTCGTGCAGTCGGGCCGCCCGGTCGGGGTGCTCCGCACGCACGAGTGGGCGCCGCGGGTGCTGATCGCCAACTCCAACCTGGTCGGGGACTGGGCGACCTGGCCGGAGTTCCGCCGGCTGGAGAAGCTCGGCCTCACCATGTACGGCCAGATGACCGCGGGCTCGTGGATCTACATCGGCACCCAGGGCATCCTGCAGGGCACGTACGAGACCTTCGCCGCGGTCGCGGAGAAGCGGTTCGGCGGAACGCTGGCCGGCACCCTCACCGTCACCGGCGGGTGCGGCGGCATGGGCGGCGCGCAGCCGCTGGCCGTCACGCTGAACGGCGGCGTGTGCCTGGTGATCGACGTCGACCCGGCCCGGCTGCGGCGGCGCGTCGAGCACCGCTACCTCGACGAGCTGGCCACCGACGTGGACGACGCCGTCGCGCGCTGCACTGCGGCGAAGGCCGAGAAGCGGGCGCTGTCGGTGGGGCTCGTCGGCAACTGCGCCACGGTGCTGCCCGAGCTGCTGCGCCGCGGCGTCGAGGTCGACATCGTCACCGACCAGACCTCCGCGCACGACCCGCTGTCCTACCTGCCCGACGGCATCGACCTCGACGACTGGGACGACTACGCCGCGAAGAAGCCCGAGGAGTTCACCGACCGGTCGCGTGAGTCGATGGCCCGCCACGTCGAGGCGATGGTCGGGTTCCTCGACGCCGGTGCCGAGGTGTTCGACTACGGCAACTCGCTGCGCGACGAAGCCCGCAAGGGCGGCTACGACCGCGCGTTCGCGTTCCCCGGGTTCGTGCCCGCCTACATCCGGCCGCTGTTCTGCCAGGGCAAGGGCCCCTTCCGGTGGGCCGCCCTGTCCGGCGACCCGGCCGACATCGCCGTCACCGACGACGCCGTGCTGGGGCTCTTCCCCGAGAACGACCGGCTGCACCGCTGGATCCGCGCCGCTCGCGAGCGGGTGGCGTTCCAGGGGCTACCGGCCCGGATCTGCTGGCTCGGGCAGGGCGAGCGCGACCGGGCCGGGCTGCGGTTCAACGAGCTGGTCGCCGACGGGCGGATCAGCGCACCGATCGTGATCGGGCGCGACCACCTCGACACCGGCTCCGTGGCCTCGCCCTACCGCGAGACCGAGGGAATGGCCGACGGCTCGGACGCGATCGCGGACTGGCCACTGCTGAACGCGCTGGTCAGCACGTCGTCCGGGGCGAGCTGGGTGTCGATCCACCACGGCGGCGGCGTCGGCATCGGCCGCTCGATCCACGCCGGCCAGGTCACGGTGGCCGACGGCACCGACCTGGCCGCGATGAAGATCGAGCGCGTGCTCACCAACGACCCGGCAACGGGCGTCCTCCGCCACGTGGATGCGGGCTACGACGTGGCGGCAGAGACGGCGGAGACCCACGGCATCCGCGTCCCGATGTCCGAGTGA
- a CDS encoding allantoate amidohydrolase has product MTFDAMWADLQPVGRDRRSGGYRRFAWTAEDGALREWFTGEAAGRGLDVVPDRAGNLWAWWGDPDADGPGLVVGSHLDSVPDGGAFDGPLGVVSALAALDVLRARGWTPSRPLGIAVFSDEEGARFGVACAGSRIITGALDPDRARSLTDADGTTVAEAMAAAGHDPVQVGPDQTTLARVGTFVELHVEQGRALVDAPDEAAVGVASAIWPHGRWRLDLRGRADHAGTTRLEDRDDPMLHLAEAITAARRAAGEHDALATIGKLRVEPGGVNAIPSRITAWLDARGPVEADVRAVVAAVGAAAGSEPVEESWTGSTAFDAGLRDRLAALLAAPVLPTGAGHDAGILSAAGIPAAMLFVRNPTGVSHSPEEHAEPADCHRGVEALARVVEELG; this is encoded by the coding sequence ATGACGTTCGACGCGATGTGGGCCGACCTGCAGCCGGTGGGCCGGGATCGCCGCAGCGGCGGTTACCGCCGGTTCGCCTGGACCGCCGAGGACGGCGCCCTGCGCGAGTGGTTCACCGGCGAGGCGGCGGGGCGCGGGCTCGACGTGGTGCCGGACCGGGCGGGCAACCTGTGGGCGTGGTGGGGCGACCCGGACGCCGACGGGCCAGGGCTCGTCGTCGGCAGCCACCTCGACTCGGTGCCCGACGGCGGCGCGTTCGACGGTCCGCTGGGCGTCGTGTCCGCGCTCGCGGCCCTGGACGTCCTGCGCGCACGGGGGTGGACGCCGAGCCGCCCCCTGGGCATCGCCGTCTTCTCCGACGAGGAGGGAGCGCGGTTCGGCGTCGCGTGCGCGGGCAGCCGGATCATCACCGGCGCGCTCGACCCGGACCGCGCCCGCTCGCTCACCGACGCGGACGGCACCACCGTCGCCGAGGCGATGGCCGCGGCCGGGCACGACCCGGTGCAGGTCGGTCCGGACCAGACGACCTTGGCGCGGGTGGGCACGTTCGTGGAGCTGCACGTCGAGCAGGGCCGGGCGCTGGTCGACGCGCCGGACGAAGCGGCCGTCGGCGTGGCGAGCGCGATCTGGCCGCACGGCCGCTGGCGGCTGGACCTGCGCGGCCGCGCCGACCACGCCGGCACCACCCGGCTCGAGGACCGCGACGACCCGATGCTGCACCTCGCCGAGGCCATCACCGCGGCGCGGCGGGCGGCGGGGGAGCACGACGCGCTCGCCACGATCGGCAAGCTGCGGGTGGAACCGGGCGGGGTCAACGCGATCCCGTCCCGCATCACCGCGTGGCTGGACGCGCGCGGCCCCGTCGAGGCGGACGTGCGGGCCGTCGTCGCCGCGGTGGGCGCGGCAGCGGGGAGCGAGCCGGTCGAGGAGTCGTGGACCGGTTCGACCGCCTTCGACGCCGGCCTGCGGGACCGGCTGGCGGCGCTGCTCGCCGCGCCGGTGCTGCCGACCGGCGCCGGTCACGACGCGGGGATCCTCTCCGCCGCCGGGATCCCGGCGGCGATGCTGTTCGTGCGCAACCCCACCGGGGTCTCGCACTCACCGGAGGAGCACGCCGAGCCCGCCGACTGCCACCGCGGCGTGGAGGCGCTCGCGCGGGTCGTGGAGGAGCTGGGGTGA
- a CDS encoding formimidoylglutamate deiminase, whose protein sequence is MTAYWCERAWVEGGPRDRVRVAVDGGRIAGVTIGVDPGPDDVRLTGLVLPGFANAHSHAFHRALRGRTHDRGGTFWTWRERMYEVAARLDPDRYLALARATYAEMALAGVTSVGEFHYLHHDRDGTPYADPNAMGQALIQAAADAGVRLTLLDTCYLAGGLGTSGHTPLDRVQVRFGDGDAHAWAERVGRLADTDGVRVGAAVHSVRAVPAAQLPAVVRAAGRRPLHVHLSEQPQENEACQAFYGATPTALLAEQGVLGPGTTAVHATHLSAADIALLGASGTTVCACPSTEADLADGIGPFRALLRAGSPLTVGSDQHVTVDLLAEARLVESYERLASGERGRLTPAALVDALTVHGHACLGWPDAGRIAPGARADLVAVGLDRPRTAGIAPEQVVMAASAEDVHSVVTDGRVIVRDGRHVLGDVGRLLAAAIAPLWEDV, encoded by the coding sequence GTGACGGCGTACTGGTGCGAGCGGGCCTGGGTGGAGGGCGGCCCGCGCGACCGGGTCCGGGTCGCGGTCGACGGGGGCCGGATCGCAGGCGTCACGATCGGCGTGGATCCCGGACCCGACGACGTGCGGCTCACCGGCCTGGTGCTGCCCGGCTTCGCGAACGCGCACAGCCACGCCTTCCACCGCGCGCTGCGCGGCCGAACGCACGACCGCGGCGGCACGTTCTGGACCTGGCGGGAGCGGATGTACGAGGTGGCGGCGCGCCTCGACCCGGACCGCTACCTCGCGCTGGCCCGGGCCACCTACGCGGAGATGGCGCTGGCCGGCGTGACCTCCGTCGGCGAGTTCCACTACCTGCACCACGACCGGGACGGCACGCCGTATGCCGACCCGAACGCGATGGGACAGGCCCTGATCCAGGCGGCGGCCGACGCGGGCGTGCGGCTCACCCTGCTGGACACCTGCTACCTCGCAGGCGGGCTCGGCACGTCCGGCCACACCCCCCTCGACCGCGTGCAGGTGCGGTTCGGCGACGGTGACGCCCATGCCTGGGCGGAGCGCGTCGGCCGGCTCGCGGACACCGACGGCGTGCGCGTGGGCGCGGCGGTGCACTCGGTCCGGGCGGTGCCCGCCGCGCAGCTGCCGGCCGTCGTGCGGGCCGCGGGCCGGCGCCCCCTGCACGTCCACCTGTCGGAGCAGCCGCAGGAGAACGAGGCGTGCCAGGCGTTCTACGGGGCCACGCCCACGGCGCTGCTGGCCGAGCAGGGCGTCCTCGGGCCGGGTACCACCGCGGTGCACGCCACGCACCTGAGCGCCGCCGACATCGCCTTGCTCGGCGCTTCGGGCACCACCGTGTGCGCCTGCCCGAGCACCGAAGCGGACCTCGCCGACGGGATCGGCCCGTTCCGCGCGCTGCTGCGGGCCGGCTCACCGCTGACGGTCGGCAGTGACCAGCACGTCACGGTCGACCTGCTCGCCGAGGCCCGGCTCGTCGAGTCCTACGAGCGGCTGGCCTCCGGCGAGCGCGGCCGCCTGACACCCGCCGCGCTCGTGGACGCGCTCACCGTGCACGGGCACGCCTGCCTCGGCTGGCCGGACGCGGGCCGCATCGCCCCCGGCGCGCGGGCCGACCTGGTGGCGGTGGGGCTGGACCGCCCCCGTACCGCCGGCATCGCCCCCGAGCAGGTGGTGATGGCCGCGTCCGCCGAGGACGTCCACTCCGTCGTGACCGACGGGCGCGTGATCGTGCGCGACGGCAGGCACGTACTGGGGGACGTGGGAAGGCTGTTGGCCGCCGCCATCGCCCCGTTATGGGAGGACGTATGA